The sequence below is a genomic window from bacterium.
CGCCGTTATGTGGCTGGATTGAAAGGGACAAAAACCACTGTATATGAAGGCGGAATCCGTTCCCCCCTGTTTATCCGTTGGCCGGCTCAACTGCGCGCGGTCCACAAGATCGACCGCGTGGTCGCTCACATCGATATTTTGCCCACCCTCCTGCAAGCCTGCGGCATCCCTGTTCCCCCTCATCTCAAGATCGACGGCCGCAGCTTTTGGCCGCTGCTCAAGGGTGAATCCGATTGGCCGGATCGCTGCCTGGTTTTTCAAAGCCATCGCGGCGATCGACCGGTGCTGTATCATAACTTTGCCATACGCAGCCAGGGATGGAAATTGCTGCACGCCAGCGATTTTTTCGCAGACTCCTTGACCGGCGCCCCATCCTTTGAGCTCTATGACATGAAAAATGATCCCTTTGAACTGCACGATGTAGCCAAAAGCCATCCCGAGAAAGTGGAAGAACTGAAGAAAGCATATGAATCCTGGTTTCAGAACGTCAGCGCCACACGTGCGGACAACTTTGAGCCGCCGCGCATTCACGTGGGCACGCTGCATGAAAATCCGGTCACGTTGACGCGGCAAGATTGGCGGCATGAACAAGGCCGGCCCTGGGGCGAGCGCTCGAACGGCCACTGGCGTTTGTATGCGGCGCAATCCGGCCGCTATACGTTCCATCTCCGTTTTCATTCGGAAGGACAAAAAGGTATGGCGGTTCTCACCATCGGCGATATGAAATTTCAACAGGCCTTTTCCAGCGAGCAGACGGAAATCATCTTCAACGCTGTTGAACTCGTTTCGGGCGATTTGAACCTGCATATTACGCTGTTCATGGACGGCTGCGAAAAAGGCCCCTGGCAGGTCGATGTACTTTACGCCCGTTAGCTTTTCCTTCCGGGAAACAGCAGGAGTTTATGGACGGCGAAGATGGAACGGTTTTTTAGGATGGACTCTGAGCGAAATGACCGAGGGATCCACCAGCTCCTCTTGAACGCTTTGGTTAGAAAACACGCCGGGATGGGCTCTAAAGATATTAGAATCAACAACAGCACGTTTTATGGAGGCTTTGTGAAAACAACAAAAAACGGAACCGCAGGGGCGGCAAGTATTCTGATCCTGTTGATGGCCCTCACGGTCGTTACAGCCGATGAGCAGGCGAAGGACACGACGGCCGGAGCGGTTGATGTGCGTCAACAGGCAAAGGCGCTTTTTGCCAAGGGGGCGCTCCCTCCTTTTTCGTTCATCTATAACCAGAGACCTTCCAGCCGGTTCATGAAAAGCTGGTCCTACACCGTCGAAAAGAAACCGGCCGCGAATCCTGATGTGGAGCGAACCGTTTACACCTATTTGGACCAGGGCACCGGCTTGCAAATCCAGTGTCAGGTCGATTGCTACCCCGCCTTTCAGGCGATGGAGTGGATGCTGCGGCTGACCAACACCTCCCCTAAAAACACGCCGCTGATCGAAAAATTGGCCGTGGTGTCCCGCTCATTCACGGCTGCGGAAAACGGAGCGTTCACGCTGCATCATGCCAAAGGCAGCAATGCCGAGCGCAGCGATTTTCAACCAATGAGCGATGTGATGCAGCCGGGGAAAAGCCGCTACCTCACCCCTCACGGCGGCCGTTCTTCCGATAACACCGCCTTGCCCTTCTTCAACATCGAATTTCCCGGCCAGCAGGGATTATTGGTCGCAGTAGGCTGGAGCGGCAAATGGTATGCAGAGGTGCAGCAGGTGGATCAGCGGACGATCTCTTTGAACGCGGGCATGGAGAAAATGCAATTATCCCTCCATCCGCAGGAATCGATCCGCTCGCCTAAAATCTGCTTGCTCCATTGGCAGGGGGCAGACCGAATGATTGGGCATAATCAGTTCCGCCGTTTCATGTTAGCCCATCACTCGCGAAAAATCAACGGCCGGTTTGCCGAATACCCGTTGTCCGGCAGTTTCGATTACGGCGATCCTCCGCCCTGCGGCGAATACAATTGCCTGACCGAAGAGTATGCCGTCAGCCTGGTGAAACGATACCAACATTTCCGCATCGTTCCTGAGCTGTTCTGGCTGGACGCAGGCTGGTACACCGGCTGCGGCTGGGACAAAGAGAACGGCGATTGGTGGCAGAATGTGGGCAACTGGACCGTGGATGCAGAACGGTTTCCCAACGGACTTGAAGCGGTGGCTGATGCGGTGCATCAGGCGGGCGCGAAATTCATGGTCTGGTTTGAACCGGAGCGGGTCCGGCCCGGCACACAGATAGACCGGGAGCATTCGGAATGGCTGCTGAAACTCAAGGGAAATGACAACTATCTTTTCAATCTGGGGGAGCCGGCCGCACGACAGTGGCTCACGGATTACTTGATCGACTTTATTCGAAAACAGGGGATCGATTATTATCGTCAGGATTTTAATTTCGACCCCCTGCCCTACTGGCTGGCGAATGATCCGCCGGGACGAATCGGCATCTCCGAGGCTAAGCACATCGAAGGATTGTATGCGTTTTGTGACAGCCTGCTGGAGACCTTTCCCAATCTGCTCATCGACAACTGCGCCAGCGGCGGCCGACGGATCGATCTGGAGACGATGTCGCGCAGCGCGCCGTTGTGGCGGACGGATTATCAATACGGCGAACCCAATGGATATCAATGCCACACCTATGGCCTGAACTTTTATCTGCCGATCCACGGGTCGGCCATCTATCAAACCGACGCCTACACCTTTCGCTCGGGATTGGGCGCCACCGCGGTTTTGAATTGGGAGATCACCGGAAGAAACTCTGAGCCCATCCCCGCCATCCAGAAATGCATCGCCGAGTACAAAACCCTGCGGCCTTACTTTTACAGCGATTATTATCCCCTGTCCGACAGCCGCAATTATACACGGGATAACGTCTGGTTGGCGTATCAACTCCATCGTCCGGAGCAGCAGGACGGCATCGTCCTTGCCTTCAGGCGCGCGGGCAATCAACAGGAATCTTTGCGCGTGAAATGGAGAGGACTGTCGCCGGAAAAGACCTACTCGCTGGATTATACCGACTATGGACTGCAGGTGACGCGTTCAGGGCAAGCGCTGATGGGAGGAATGGACCTGACCATCCCGCACAGACCGGGTTCGCTGCTGATACGCTATCGCGCGATCAGCGAGTGAATGCTGCGCATCGCTGCACCTCGCTGTAATAACGGTGACTTGGGTCCTTGCCGCGCGAGCCTCTGCCAACCCGCCCGCGCGGCAAGCATCCGCCCTGTTTTCTGACCAACGAAGCGTTTCACAACCTCACGAGTTTAAAAACCGGCTGGTCAGCTTTTGATGCCAGCGGACATCCTGCCAGTTTTTAAACTGCGGCTGCGCATAATTATGCGGAGTCCACCCCCACATCCTATGGCGAATGGCGCCCTCCACGGTCATCTCCGCCCATTGCAGCAGCCATTGCCAATCCAGATGCGGATGATCATAATAGTACCAGCTGGACCATGATTCACTGGTGGTAAGCGGCATGCCGAACCGCTCCGACCAGACCGCGAAATTGGCCAGCCGCTGCTGCTGCCGTTGAAACAACATGGGCATCACGCTGTCGTGGGTTTGGGCGCAGCGCCGACTGAACTCCTGAAACCAGTGATCCTTGACATAGATACCGTCGGCGATGAACTCGTTGAACCGCGTCCGGTTGAACCAGCGTGGATCCGCGTCGAGATAAAAATGAACATCCAGACAGTCAAACTGCAGGGGCACACTCAACCAGCGCTCGTCGCCGTGAATAGAAGCGGTGAATCGCAATTCGG
It includes:
- a CDS encoding alpha-galactosidase — its product is MGSKDIRINNSTFYGGFVKTTKNGTAGAASILILLMALTVVTADEQAKDTTAGAVDVRQQAKALFAKGALPPFSFIYNQRPSSRFMKSWSYTVEKKPAANPDVERTVYTYLDQGTGLQIQCQVDCYPAFQAMEWMLRLTNTSPKNTPLIEKLAVVSRSFTAAENGAFTLHHAKGSNAERSDFQPMSDVMQPGKSRYLTPHGGRSSDNTALPFFNIEFPGQQGLLVAVGWSGKWYAEVQQVDQRTISLNAGMEKMQLSLHPQESIRSPKICLLHWQGADRMIGHNQFRRFMLAHHSRKINGRFAEYPLSGSFDYGDPPPCGEYNCLTEEYAVSLVKRYQHFRIVPELFWLDAGWYTGCGWDKENGDWWQNVGNWTVDAERFPNGLEAVADAVHQAGAKFMVWFEPERVRPGTQIDREHSEWLLKLKGNDNYLFNLGEPAARQWLTDYLIDFIRKQGIDYYRQDFNFDPLPYWLANDPPGRIGISEAKHIEGLYAFCDSLLETFPNLLIDNCASGGRRIDLETMSRSAPLWRTDYQYGEPNGYQCHTYGLNFYLPIHGSAIYQTDAYTFRSGLGATAVLNWEITGRNSEPIPAIQKCIAEYKTLRPYFYSDYYPLSDSRNYTRDNVWLAYQLHRPEQQDGIVLAFRRAGNQQESLRVKWRGLSPEKTYSLDYTDYGLQVTRSGQALMGGMDLTIPHRPGSLLIRYRAISE